In the Ammoniphilus sp. CFH 90114 genome, one interval contains:
- a CDS encoding M20/M25/M40 family metallo-hydrolase, with the protein MKKYLRTLSLSLLASSLLFSATPIFAQKLDNPSIHAFDNKVIKKIDVENIYGNVAYFANSIGARVAGTENEKKTVDYIAAQFKQFGYDQVEIQPFEFIQGYKAPTKTTFTVDGQAFDVGAFGYSSNTQGDITGELVYIGLGKLEDVEGKDLTGKIALIKRGDIAFTEKVKNAKEAGAVGVVIFNNTSAPFNSSLGASETNLPTVSMSGTLGEELVNILENGSLSATLTIEGAEIMKGTSHNVIATKKPHPKHDTGQVIILGAHHDSVAVGTGASDNASGTAVLLEAARVLANTQTDTEIRFITFGAEERGLLGSRFYAQNMSDEDIERTVGMFNMDMVGSKNSGEKLVMFTYDGKENTVTTLGNSAGSRLHEPVPFNQVGRSDHQPFTEVGIDAAVFSYAPLEPEYHSPGDVLELISKDKLLMTAEVIIASIYHAARPDTPALQRAKVAPVLIPAEKDEDVKL; encoded by the coding sequence ATGAAAAAGTACTTAAGAACCTTATCTCTCTCATTATTAGCAAGTAGTTTATTGTTTTCTGCCACCCCAATATTCGCCCAAAAGCTGGACAACCCTTCCATCCATGCTTTTGACAATAAAGTCATTAAGAAGATTGATGTTGAGAATATCTACGGAAATGTCGCTTATTTTGCTAATTCCATTGGAGCCCGTGTAGCTGGAACTGAAAATGAAAAGAAAACTGTTGATTATATCGCTGCACAGTTTAAGCAATTTGGATATGATCAAGTAGAAATTCAACCATTTGAGTTTATCCAGGGATATAAAGCACCAACTAAAACAACCTTCACTGTAGATGGACAAGCCTTTGATGTGGGTGCTTTTGGTTATAGTTCCAATACACAAGGTGATATAACAGGCGAGCTAGTTTACATTGGATTAGGGAAGCTTGAGGATGTAGAGGGCAAAGACCTAACGGGAAAAATCGCTCTAATTAAAAGAGGCGATATTGCTTTCACAGAAAAAGTAAAAAATGCTAAGGAGGCTGGTGCGGTTGGCGTTGTCATTTTCAATAATACTTCAGCCCCTTTCAATAGCAGTCTAGGTGCAAGTGAAACGAATCTACCAACCGTTTCTATGTCAGGCACACTCGGTGAAGAATTAGTAAACATCCTAGAAAATGGTAGTCTATCAGCTACACTAACCATTGAAGGGGCAGAAATCATGAAAGGAACTTCCCATAACGTTATTGCCACGAAGAAGCCTCATCCCAAGCATGATACTGGACAAGTCATTATCCTTGGAGCTCATCATGATTCGGTAGCTGTCGGTACAGGAGCTAGCGATAATGCTTCTGGTACGGCTGTATTATTGGAAGCGGCCAGAGTGTTGGCTAACACCCAAACTGACACTGAAATTCGTTTTATCACTTTTGGAGCGGAAGAAAGAGGACTACTAGGATCTAGATTCTATGCTCAAAACATGTCTGATGAGGATATCGAACGAACAGTAGGTATGTTTAATATGGATATGGTCGGAAGCAAGAATTCAGGTGAGAAACTAGTTATGTTTACTTATGATGGAAAGGAAAATACGGTAACGACACTAGGCAATTCAGCTGGATCTCGCTTACATGAGCCTGTTCCGTTTAATCAAGTGGGTCGCAGCGATCATCAGCCTTTCACTGAAGTAGGTATTGATGCGGCTGTATTCTCGTATGCCCCCTTAGAACCCGAATACCATTCTCCAGGCGATGTCCTTGAACTAATTAGCAAAGATAAACTGTTAATGACAGCTGAGGTGATTATTGCATCCATCTACCATGCCGCTCGCCCGGATACCCCAGCTCTGCAAAGGGCAAAGGTAGCACCCGTTTTAATCCCTGCGGAAAAAGATGAGGACGTGAAATTGTAA
- a CDS encoding DUF418 domain-containing protein, whose protein sequence is MKSKPVVQNDRIISLDILRGFALFGILIVNMPAFHSPTILQDYYMIQYAYEGVDKYLRLFFDLFVQGKFYPIFSFLFGLGFYLLMERAASKGENVYLLFSRRMLAMLGFGLFHLVFLWSGDILHIYAIGGLLLFLFYRRRPITVLIWSFLFLAALYGLFAMEVFWPTSFYQQYVQTRQLIGAEKIDLALIAYQSGSIQQWFAYRLADEVPLILGNLISQVLAIFPLFLLGLYAGKKKLFQKIDEQINPFKWVLWGSGLVSLPLIIVLLSIQLEWITIGAGKNVSRVFFVNVSGITMSLFYISSIAILSSKKKILNRLLPLGYVGQMALSNYLGQTILTLLLVFTFNLYNQLSLAEGLLLTVCIFYVQIHFSYLWLKSYSYGPMEWLWRILTYGKVPMKR, encoded by the coding sequence TTGAAGTCAAAACCGGTAGTTCAGAATGATCGTATTATTAGCCTTGATATTCTTAGAGGATTTGCCCTGTTCGGTATACTCATCGTCAATATGCCGGCATTCCATTCTCCCACGATCTTACAGGATTATTACATGATCCAATATGCATATGAAGGGGTAGACAAGTATCTTCGCCTTTTTTTCGACCTATTCGTTCAAGGGAAGTTCTATCCTATTTTCTCCTTTTTGTTTGGCCTAGGATTTTATTTATTGATGGAGCGCGCAGCCAGTAAAGGTGAGAATGTATATCTGCTATTTTCTCGAAGGATGTTAGCGATGTTGGGGTTTGGGTTGTTTCATTTAGTGTTTCTATGGTCAGGCGATATCTTACATATTTATGCGATAGGAGGTTTGCTTCTATTTCTGTTTTATAGAAGAAGGCCGATAACTGTACTGATATGGTCTTTCTTATTCCTTGCGGCGCTTTATGGGTTATTTGCTATGGAGGTGTTTTGGCCGACCTCCTTCTATCAGCAGTATGTTCAAACTAGACAACTTATCGGAGCAGAAAAAATCGATTTAGCCTTAATTGCGTATCAAAGTGGCAGTATTCAACAGTGGTTTGCGTATCGATTAGCTGACGAGGTTCCTCTCATTCTAGGGAACTTAATTTCTCAAGTGCTTGCTATATTTCCTTTGTTTCTACTTGGGTTATATGCGGGGAAGAAAAAGCTGTTTCAAAAGATTGACGAACAGATCAACCCATTTAAGTGGGTGTTGTGGGGAAGCGGCCTCGTAAGTCTGCCTCTCATTATTGTTTTACTGTCGATTCAATTGGAATGGATTACGATAGGAGCAGGAAAAAACGTTAGTCGGGTCTTTTTCGTCAATGTGAGTGGGATAACGATGAGTCTATTTTATATTTCCTCAATAGCCATCTTGTCTTCTAAGAAGAAAATCTTGAATCGTCTACTTCCACTAGGTTATGTGGGACAGATGGCTTTAAGTAATTATCTTGGACAAACGATTCTTACTTTACTGCTTGTATTTACGTTTAATCTTTACAATCAGTTATCCCTTGCTGAGGGCCTTCTATTAACCGTCTGCATCTTCTATGTTCAGATCCATTTTAGTTATCTATGGTTGAAGTCCTATTCCTATGGGCCGATGGAGTGGTTGTGGAGAATCTTGACCTATGGCAAGGTACCGATGAAACGCTGA
- a CDS encoding MarR family winged helix-turn-helix transcriptional regulator — protein MDYRDYSLDKSLGHKLAKSSRLLTNRLNQRFRENNLSITVEQWVIMVHLWENDGLTQNDLSSLTGKDQPSVSRLIDNMIKRDLVKRLPHPTDRRTNLIYLTPYGKEIQKALIAQVMTALAEASHGIDPKEMEICFSVLDRVIVNLSE, from the coding sequence ATGGACTATCGCGACTATAGTTTGGACAAGTCCCTTGGTCATAAATTGGCCAAATCCTCCCGATTACTAACTAACCGGTTGAATCAGAGGTTTAGGGAGAATAACCTTTCAATCACCGTTGAGCAATGGGTGATCATGGTGCATTTGTGGGAGAATGACGGCCTTACCCAGAATGACCTCTCAAGTCTGACGGGCAAGGACCAACCGAGTGTATCTCGTCTCATCGATAATATGATAAAAAGAGATTTAGTAAAGCGACTCCCTCACCCAACAGACAGACGAACGAATTTAATTTATCTAACTCCATATGGAAAAGAGATTCAGAAGGCTCTTATTGCTCAAGTCATGACGGCTCTAGCCGAAGCCTCCCATGGCATAGATCCTAAAGAAATGGAAATCTGCTTTTCTGTACTGGATCGTGTCATTGTGAATCTTAGTGAATAA
- a CDS encoding potassium channel family protein produces MYIFARIWSRLIRMGFGTVLLLCTLLILISSVVIRTLEPDTFPTIFEAIWWVMTTVVTVGYGDVSPQTSLGKLYTMIFLYIFGIGLVGVLIGKVIDSLSTFQRLKESGKLKFTGSKHYIFIGNLVKVKKAIQEVAEVQKEASFVFIGTYEHNPIPLGNVHYIEGDPSEEETLLKANILESVSVSIFADDHMADAVFSDGKTLLIASAVESISKESGKEIYTIVEIMMESHISKFRHANVDEFILSNEAVSRLVAQASLHKGSSELFRQLTSKQYGDNIYEIHTQPHWRTYRDAFLDLIEQGATLLADRNQLDINRRLDEAIPERAKLFIVCNEETYQKISKGEL; encoded by the coding sequence ATGTACATTTTTGCGCGTATTTGGTCTCGGTTAATTCGTATGGGATTTGGTACGGTGTTGTTATTGTGTACCCTACTCATTCTAATTAGCTCGGTGGTTATCCGTACTTTGGAACCGGATACCTTTCCCACCATTTTTGAAGCGATATGGTGGGTGATGACGACAGTAGTAACAGTAGGGTACGGAGATGTTTCACCCCAGACCTCATTAGGAAAACTGTATACCATGATTTTTCTCTATATTTTTGGTATTGGCTTAGTGGGTGTACTGATCGGAAAGGTTATAGATTCCTTAAGCACATTCCAACGTTTAAAGGAGAGCGGGAAATTGAAATTTACGGGGAGCAAACATTATATATTTATAGGGAATTTAGTGAAGGTGAAGAAAGCGATTCAGGAGGTAGCCGAAGTTCAAAAAGAGGCATCTTTTGTTTTCATTGGTACATATGAGCATAACCCCATTCCCTTAGGTAACGTCCATTATATTGAAGGGGATCCATCAGAAGAAGAGACTTTATTAAAAGCTAATATCCTTGAGTCCGTTAGTGTCTCTATCTTTGCGGATGATCACATGGCTGATGCTGTATTTTCTGATGGGAAGACCCTTCTTATTGCGTCTGCGGTTGAATCTATTTCCAAGGAATCTGGCAAAGAAATCTACACCATTGTAGAAATTATGATGGAAAGCCATATCTCGAAGTTTCGTCATGCCAATGTGGATGAATTTATATTATCTAATGAAGCTGTTTCTCGATTAGTGGCTCAAGCATCTCTTCATAAGGGGTCAAGCGAGCTGTTCCGACAGCTCACTAGTAAACAGTATGGGGATAACATCTATGAGATTCATACTCAACCACATTGGAGGACGTACCGAGATGCATTCTTAGATCTAATCGAACAAGGAGCTACCTTACTTGCGGACCGAAACCAATTAGACATTAATCGCCGCCTAGATGAGGCGATTCCTGAAAGAGCTAAGCTATTTATCGTTTGTAATGAAGAAACCTATCAGAAAATTAGTAAAGGAGAGCTATAG
- a CDS encoding copper amine oxidase N-terminal domain-containing protein, with product MRKCNQFVSVLSIAALLASLAWPSMGQAATAFSVVGVQAINASVTNTDYKDLGDIKLKVPISDLNNDDFFFLRLPADFKFNIPAAADGMTDISGAMVTKPDGSVKPLIEVVGGLNDPWNDGAAQHLSVYQTNHNELKVIVKNVAKAEGAGTDVDTTLKMSLGSVYVPGNADSAIQAVIEGKAGSAFNDQQVIVANRGTGLIDVSVDSLKTIPEGGTGTLDTIRFKEDIPGALMAGSSSLKLRLPFGFEWTETNYPVSFVDGDSGVVGEITARRSSDTRELEIYVPTSTKSASYFTIHHAEIGVQDSSVVKFGDIVMTVSGSSKTNSTSLVIGKYAPYRVIAKTENPKDVLAGRSGSRDPMYTEMGQLVVEEQAPGSLRSGGSIRIELTGGVKWAVDHQSKLIQPPQVNASLSDLQGLEFGEWELLGSSGDTISATIKTTSNGAKGAKLVLNKGLLDIAADVSPTEIRAVLDGTAGVSGDAGVIARVIAPVSMEVPGSFLKPVQGGVQNQTIGDLVVKESVAGAIDASSDSFIRFTFETGIRPNTPDASQIQVDGDLVVESNRAITEKDQEGRWYIQIPVKSSSTVSSTLTLKGVKVTVDRTVPEGGLMVSLSGSMVQTTGVEHVARIAAANVIIPANGNIMKSAIFTIGSTSYTVNGEEKALDEAPFIDRNGRTLVPVRAVAEAFGAVVGWDPKGQVVTILKDGKAISIPVGSYVINIGGVYVQNDSPAINRGGRVFLPLRVIAEALGANVGWDSETQTIYLN from the coding sequence ATGAGAAAATGTAATCAATTTGTTTCCGTCCTTTCTATAGCGGCACTGTTAGCTAGTCTGGCTTGGCCAAGCATGGGACAAGCGGCAACCGCATTTAGCGTAGTTGGAGTGCAAGCGATTAATGCTAGTGTTACGAATACAGATTATAAGGACTTAGGCGATATTAAACTAAAAGTTCCAATTTCAGATTTAAACAATGATGACTTCTTCTTTTTAAGATTACCAGCCGATTTTAAATTCAATATTCCAGCAGCAGCAGATGGAATGACCGATATCTCAGGTGCTATGGTTACAAAGCCTGATGGCTCAGTCAAACCGTTAATTGAAGTAGTTGGTGGTTTAAATGATCCATGGAATGATGGGGCAGCTCAGCATCTTTCTGTGTATCAAACGAACCACAACGAGCTCAAAGTGATTGTGAAAAATGTGGCGAAGGCAGAAGGAGCAGGGACGGACGTAGATACGACTTTAAAAATGAGTCTAGGAAGTGTATACGTTCCGGGGAATGCGGATTCGGCTATTCAAGCGGTAATAGAAGGTAAAGCGGGAAGTGCCTTTAACGACCAACAGGTAATCGTAGCGAACAGAGGGACTGGATTAATCGATGTGTCAGTTGATTCCCTAAAAACGATTCCAGAAGGCGGTACCGGGACGTTAGATACGATTCGATTCAAAGAAGATATCCCTGGAGCATTAATGGCAGGAAGCTCTAGTTTGAAGCTTCGTTTGCCTTTTGGGTTTGAATGGACAGAAACGAATTATCCAGTAAGCTTTGTGGATGGGGATAGTGGAGTAGTAGGAGAAATAACGGCTAGGCGTTCATCAGATACACGAGAATTAGAAATATATGTACCAACATCTACCAAATCGGCTAGCTATTTTACAATCCATCATGCTGAGATCGGAGTACAGGATTCCTCCGTTGTGAAGTTCGGTGACATTGTAATGACAGTGAGTGGATCAAGTAAAACGAATAGTACTTCTCTTGTCATAGGCAAATATGCGCCGTATCGAGTTATCGCAAAAACCGAAAATCCAAAAGATGTGCTTGCTGGGAGATCAGGCTCAAGGGATCCTATGTATACAGAAATGGGTCAGCTGGTTGTTGAAGAGCAGGCACCGGGGTCCTTGCGTTCCGGGGGATCCATCCGAATTGAATTAACGGGAGGAGTGAAGTGGGCGGTAGATCATCAGAGCAAACTAATACAGCCTCCTCAAGTTAACGCATCTTTATCTGACCTGCAAGGCCTTGAGTTTGGTGAGTGGGAATTGTTGGGAAGTTCTGGAGATACCATCAGTGCAACGATCAAAACCACTTCGAATGGTGCAAAAGGTGCCAAATTGGTGCTTAACAAAGGGTTGCTGGATATCGCTGCTGACGTAAGTCCGACTGAGATCCGGGCTGTCCTGGATGGGACAGCTGGTGTATCAGGAGATGCAGGGGTCATTGCAAGGGTGATTGCGCCTGTTTCCATGGAGGTGCCGGGCTCCTTTCTAAAACCAGTCCAAGGTGGGGTGCAAAACCAAACGATTGGTGATCTTGTAGTAAAAGAATCGGTGGCTGGAGCTATTGATGCTAGCTCAGATTCCTTTATTCGTTTTACTTTTGAAACGGGAATTAGACCGAACACGCCTGATGCTTCGCAAATCCAAGTGGATGGAGATCTGGTTGTAGAATCGAATCGTGCGATCACGGAAAAAGATCAAGAAGGTCGCTGGTATATTCAAATACCAGTGAAATCATCAAGTACGGTTTCATCAACCCTAACTCTTAAGGGCGTTAAAGTGACCGTAGACCGCACGGTTCCGGAAGGTGGTTTAATGGTAAGCCTATCTGGGTCCATGGTTCAGACAACGGGAGTTGAACATGTGGCAAGAATAGCGGCTGCAAACGTAATAATCCCCGCAAATGGAAATATCATGAAATCAGCGATATTCACCATTGGTTCTACCAGCTATACCGTAAATGGGGAAGAAAAGGCTCTAGATGAAGCTCCATTCATTGATCGTAATGGAAGAACACTCGTTCCTGTACGTGCTGTCGCGGAAGCTTTCGGGGCTGTTGTAGGCTGGGATCCGAAGGGACAAGTCGTAACCATTCTCAAGGATGGTAAAGCCATCTCTATTCCTGTTGGCAGTTACGTTATCAATATAGGAGGCGTATACGTACAGAATGATAGCCCAGCGATCAACCGTGGAGGTAGAGTATTCTTGCCTTTGCGAGTGATTGCAGAAGCTCTAGGGGCTAATGTAGGCTGGGACTCAGAAACACAAACGATTTACTTGAACTAA
- the trpS gene encoding tryptophan--tRNA ligase: MAREILTSGIRPTGELHLGNYYGAMKNILELQNKYQAYFFIVDIHSLTTHPKPDSLMRNVLEIAKDYLAAGLDPEQSTFYTQSSIAEEICELHTYLSMVMPLGDLLRCPTFKEKAKKHPDNVNYGLVGYPVLMAADILIHKGKLVPVGEDQLVHLEMARTIVRKFNQLYGEIFPEPRPIIENAVRIPSLSGKGKMSKSDLANSYISMKDSKEIIHEKVRKAYSDPTRVYKHQAGNPSKEGCNVYHLHTYFTDQETLNEIQVNCQGAAIGCIQCKSLLSNSIQTLIEPFRDKREKLTDDYIYDVLALGRRKAKESSQKVIAEVRKAIGLRMF, from the coding sequence ATGGCTAGAGAAATTTTAACTTCAGGAATAAGACCCACGGGGGAACTGCATTTAGGCAACTACTATGGCGCGATGAAAAATATCCTTGAATTGCAGAATAAATATCAAGCTTATTTTTTTATCGTTGATATCCATTCTCTCACTACCCATCCGAAGCCGGATAGCTTGATGAGAAATGTGTTAGAAATTGCAAAGGATTACTTGGCCGCAGGGCTTGACCCCGAGCAATCTACCTTTTACACGCAATCCTCTATTGCAGAGGAAATATGTGAATTGCATACCTATTTAAGTATGGTCATGCCGTTAGGTGACTTGTTGCGTTGCCCAACCTTTAAAGAAAAGGCGAAGAAGCACCCTGATAATGTCAACTATGGATTAGTAGGTTATCCCGTATTAATGGCTGCCGATATTCTCATCCACAAAGGTAAACTGGTTCCAGTGGGTGAGGATCAACTTGTTCACTTGGAGATGGCTAGAACCATCGTCCGTAAGTTCAATCAGCTCTACGGTGAAATATTCCCTGAACCAAGACCTATTATAGAAAACGCTGTGCGTATTCCTTCTCTTTCTGGAAAGGGGAAAATGAGTAAGTCAGATCTAGCAAACAGTTATATCAGCATGAAAGACAGCAAGGAAATCATTCACGAAAAGGTAAGAAAAGCTTACTCTGACCCGACTCGAGTCTACAAACATCAAGCAGGCAATCCCTCGAAAGAAGGGTGTAATGTTTATCATCTTCATACTTATTTTACAGACCAAGAAACACTAAATGAAATTCAAGTAAATTGTCAGGGAGCTGCTATAGGGTGTATTCAATGTAAATCGCTTTTAAGTAACTCCATTCAAACCCTTATTGAACCCTTTAGAGACAAACGTGAAAAGTTGACAGATGATTATATCTATGATGTCTTAGCACTAGGGCGCCGAAAAGCAAAAGAATCATCACAAAAAGTAATTGCTGAAGTAAGAAAAGCCATCGGGTTGAGAATGTTTTAA
- a CDS encoding TetR/AcrR family transcriptional regulator, with protein sequence MARTVKRPEERRLEIIQAAANLFSVKGYEKTAVNDIIQDIGVAKGTFYHYFNSKEEIADAVIQMVIQESIPVLREIERKEGVAAVEKLLQVTEAFSAKATQAYRDGLMNHLHQEGHSVFHQKMKVQMIKDYVPILTSIVEQGVREGQFHTLYPQQITEFLLVGLHFMLDPSLFACSKEQFNEKVKAVSEIYEKMLGTAPGSFSLVSVYLEELYPAQ encoded by the coding sequence TTGGCTAGAACAGTGAAGCGTCCAGAAGAGCGAAGATTAGAGATTATTCAGGCTGCAGCGAATTTGTTTTCGGTAAAGGGCTATGAGAAAACGGCGGTAAACGACATTATTCAAGATATTGGAGTAGCCAAGGGGACCTTTTATCATTATTTCAATTCCAAGGAAGAAATTGCGGATGCTGTCATTCAGATGGTGATTCAAGAGAGCATTCCTGTATTGCGAGAAATTGAAAGGAAAGAGGGAGTAGCTGCAGTTGAGAAATTATTGCAAGTCACAGAGGCCTTCTCAGCAAAAGCGACTCAGGCTTACCGGGATGGATTGATGAATCATCTCCATCAGGAAGGCCACTCCGTGTTTCATCAAAAAATGAAGGTCCAGATGATTAAAGACTATGTCCCGATCTTAACGAGCATCGTTGAACAAGGTGTAAGAGAAGGTCAGTTCCATACCCTATATCCTCAGCAGATCACCGAGTTTTTACTGGTTGGTCTTCACTTCATGCTTGACCCCAGCTTATTTGCCTGCTCGAAGGAGCAGTTTAATGAGAAAGTAAAGGCGGTTAGTGAAATTTATGAGAAGATGCTAGGAACTGCACCTGGGAGCTTTTCTTTGGTGAGCGTGTATCTCGAAGAATTGTATCCCGCACAATAA
- a CDS encoding permease yields MWTEVFESFLYIALELTVLFIGISFLISLLQGLVSYEKMERWMGRNHPLASAFIALGFAFVTPFCSCSTIPVVVNLLNKKVRFGIVMVFLFASPVLDPTILTLMTAILGVKVAIAYTLITSVLSIIIGFSLEKLGFESQVKQVIMKGYEPGVKKFNISLAFAETWGLMKTVYPYLIAGAAIGAIIHGAVPTEWITSYMGGDKWWLVPIAAVIGIPLYIRLSTMIPISQIMIAKGMALGPVMALMISSAGASLPELTLLNSIFKKKLVAAFVGSVFLMSTLSGFLFYII; encoded by the coding sequence GTGTGGACGGAAGTTTTTGAAAGCTTTCTCTATATTGCCTTAGAATTGACTGTTCTGTTTATAGGTATTTCATTTCTTATTAGTCTCCTGCAAGGCCTAGTTTCTTACGAAAAGATGGAGAGATGGATGGGGAGGAATCATCCATTAGCAAGTGCATTTATTGCTTTAGGATTTGCTTTTGTTACTCCATTTTGCTCCTGCTCAACGATCCCTGTTGTAGTTAATTTGCTGAACAAGAAGGTGCGCTTTGGAATTGTTATGGTATTTCTTTTTGCTTCACCTGTTCTTGATCCTACAATCCTGACACTAATGACAGCTATCCTTGGGGTTAAAGTAGCGATAGCATATACGCTTATTACCTCCGTTTTATCGATTATCATTGGTTTCTCACTGGAGAAATTAGGATTTGAGTCCCAAGTCAAGCAAGTGATTATGAAAGGGTATGAGCCAGGCGTAAAAAAATTCAATATCAGTTTGGCCTTTGCCGAAACATGGGGACTTATGAAGACCGTGTACCCTTATCTTATCGCGGGAGCAGCTATTGGAGCCATCATTCATGGAGCTGTCCCTACCGAATGGATAACTTCTTATATGGGCGGTGATAAATGGTGGCTAGTGCCAATAGCTGCAGTGATTGGCATCCCTCTTTATATAAGACTATCGACAATGATTCCAATATCTCAGATTATGATTGCTAAAGGGATGGCTCTAGGACCAGTAATGGCTTTAATGATTAGTTCGGCTGGGGCTAGCTTGCCGGAACTCACCCTACTCAACAGCATATTTAAAAAGAAGTTAGTCGCTGCTTTCGTCGGTTCAGTGTTCTTGATGTCTACATTATCCGGATTTTTGTTCTATATTATTTAA